In the genome of Coregonus clupeaformis isolate EN_2021a chromosome 1, ASM2061545v1, whole genome shotgun sequence, one region contains:
- the LOC123491358 gene encoding receptor-type tyrosine-protein phosphatase F-like — translation MWKKSRGTDRPRKYCSSKSRYGVRCIPPRFSIPPTNHEVMPGSSVNLICVAKGTPVPYVKWLKGEIELTKEDEMPIGWNILKLTIVKESANYTCVAMSSLGMIKATAQVSVKALPKPPTNLSHSFQEVDGVATTSYSIGGLSPYSEYEFRVMAVNNIGRGPPS, via the exons atgtggaaaaagtcaagg GGGACGGACCGCCCTCGGAAATACTGCAGTTCCAAGTCTCGGTATGGAG tACGTTGTATCCCTCCTCGGTTCTCCATCCCACCTACCAACCATGAGGTGATGCCTGGGAGCAGTGTCAATCTGATTTGTGTTGCTAAGGGAACGCCCGTGCCCTATGTCAAGTGGTTAAAGGGAGAAATTGAACTCACCAAG GAGGATGAGATGCCCATTGGTTGGAATATTCTGAAGTTGACAATCGTCAAAGAGTCAGCCAACTACACCTGCGTGGCCATGTCATCACTGGGCATGATCAAGGCTACCGCTCAGGTCTCCGTCAAAG ccctccCCAAGCCCCCCACCAACCTCTCTCATA GCTTCCAAGAG GTGGACGGAGTAGCTACCACCAGTTACAGCATCGGCGGGCTCAGCCCCTACTCAGAGTATGAGTTCCGTGTGATGGCGGTGAACAACATTGGGCGGGGGCCACCCTCCTGA